A segment of the Terriglobia bacterium genome:
CGAAAAACAAGCGCGACGAGCCGGACTGGGTGGAGCGTTTTGAAGTGTTTGTCGGCGGGCTGGAAATCGGCAACGCCTTCAGCGAGCTCAACGATCCGGAAGAGCAGCGCCGCCGCTTTGAGCAGCAGCTCAAGGAAAAAGAGCGCGGCGACGAAGAAGCGCACGCCATGGATGAGGACTACATCCGCGCGCTGTCATACGGCCTGCCGCCGACGGGCGGCGAGGGTATCGGCATTGATCGCGTGACCATGCTGCTCACGGGCTGCAAGTCCATCCGCGACGTGATCCTGTTCCCCCTGCTGCGTCCGCAGGCCCCGCAGGAGATTGTGGTGGAAGAGCCGGAAACCGGAAAAAAGTAGCTCAACCCTGCCCGCTCTGCTCTAGAATTCCATCGGCTGCGCGACTCTTGGCCGCTATCAGCCTTGGGTTGCCCGTAAGGAGAAACATGCGGAAGTGGGGCATTGTCGTCACCATCGCTTACCTGCTGGTCCTGTTGGGACTGGTTGTCCCGTTCGCCGTTTCCCAATTCGGAGGTAGCAGCAGCATCGCGGAATCGTATACCAGCTGGTGGACGTGGATTCCCCTGGGGATCGCCGTGTTCAGCCAGGCCCTTCTCCTCTTTCTGTCCGTGGACACCTCCTGGCGGCGGCTCAAACCGCGGGCCCACGTTCTTGTTTCCTGCGTCTTCACGGCGGCGATGCTGGCCCTGCTCTCCAGTTGCGTCATTCTCTCCCTAGATGCTGCAACCAGAAACCACATTGCCGACGCACCGTACTTTTTTGGCGGGTTGGGCGTGCTCTGGGGGTTTTGGGCGATTCTGTTTTACCTTTATGCCCGCAATTCCAGCGACGTGATCACCCGCGCCACCTCCTGGCTGCTCAAAGGCAGCGTGCTGGAACTGCTGATCGCCGTGCCTTCGCACATCATCGTGCGGCGCCGTCATGATTGTTCAGCCCCGGTAGTGACCAGCTTCGGCATAGCCACCGGCATCGCCATCATGCTCATGTCGTTTGGTCCCAGCGTGCTTCTGCTTTACAAGAAACGCATGGACGAGTACGCGAACCGCGGCCCCGCGGCAAAATGAAGCCTGGAAGTTACCGCCGTACCTGCGTGGCGAACATTCACTCTTGATCTGCGTCCGCCTGCTGTTAACATCAAGGCAAGCTGAATCTATTTGTTCACGCACAAGAGGGTCTATGCGCCGTTTCTTCCTGATTCTCACCATCGTCGTGCTGGCTGTTGGGCTTGCTCAGCCGCAAACCCTGCCGGCCGGCTGGGTGAAATACTCTTCGGTGGAAGGAAAATTCACTGTCTTGTTGCCGGTGAATCCGCAACCCAGTGAGGACAAGAAGACCTATCCTGAAGGTGACGTGGTCACGCACATGTTCTTGGCCAAACCCAATGATTTGTGGCTTTGCGCCATTGGTTATACCGACTACCCGATGGACGTGAATGCAGAAAAGGAACTGGCCGCGGACCGCGACAATTTTGTAAAGGAAGTGGGCGCTACCATCTCCACCACGGAGCGGACAAATTACACGCGCGTGCCTGGCGACCTGCTCCCAGCGTTGCAGTTTGTCGCCACCAGCGACGCCGGAACCTTCAAAGGGACCGTGGTTTTGGACAACCGCCGCGCCTACATCGCCGTCACCTTCAACCGCGCCGGCAGTGACCACACAGCGGACATCGAACGCTTTTTCTCTTCGTTTAAGCTCACGAAATAATTTCGCGTGGAGCGGACCTCAGCTTTCTAGAGCCACAACGCTGGATCGCCGGAAAAGGGCAGGCACGTTCCATCCCAATCTGCTGGAGTTACTGACGCCAGTTCCGTTTCCGCGGGGCGGTCCTGCTGTGGCCTGCGGTCTTTCTTATGCCGTCTTCCGCTGGAGAATACGTTGTCGCCGTCAATCACCTGGAATAGTTTGTCGGGATTGACTTTTACCTGCACCACTACGGCCTCACTCGGCTGCACGCTCACCACCAGCAACTGCAGGTCTTCATTCTTGCCCGCGCCTGTGTCTTTGGCGTAGATGAACGTATGTTCTCCGCTGCGCCGCGAATAGCTGCGCACCATGGGCTGCCAGCCGTTGCCGCCCGCGCGCTGCACGATCTCATCCAGTTCCTTGTCCATGCCGCTGTTGCGCAGGCGCTGATTTTCAAACAGAGCGATCTTTACGTTCTTCACGCCGGCTACATGCCAGACCTTCACTGCCAGGCCGGCAACGCCCAGGATGAAACGATGGTTGCGGTGCACCTGGTAGCGGGCCTCAATGTGGTGGACGATGTTGCCAAAATCGTCGCCGTACGCCCGGCCGCTGCCCAGACCTAGCATCGCGGACAAGGCGCTGACCAGCACGGTGGCCCGGCGAATGCTACTCGTCTTCATCGTCTTGGGCCAAGTTTTCATGGGCGCTCTCCTTCTTGTCCTTGTCGGGCTTGTCGGATTTTTTCTGTGAGGCCGGTTTGTGCCGCGGCCGGTCGTCATCTTTGTCTTTGATGTCATCCGGGATGCCGAACTTGCCGCCCAGCACGGCGATCTTGTCCATATCCACAAAGCCGACGATGTTCACCACCGTCAACTCTTTCGGCCCGGTCACCAGGATGGCCAGTCCGGCAATCTTGTCGCCGTCCTTCAGCAGGTAGATCTCGCTGTGCTGGTGCTGTCGCTTGTTGACGCTTCTTACAATGGGGCTCCAGCCGGGACGCGCAAGCTGAGAACGGATGGCCTGCACGTCCGCCTGGTCATACTGGCCGGGTTCGTCAAACTCAAAGTTCTTGACGTAGATCCCTTTCACGCCCTTGATGGCGTCTTTGACGTCCTTGGCATCGGAGTCGCCTGACATCTCCAGGACCTTGCTGGCCAACGCCAGCAGCGGACCATCCAGCGTGATGTCATTGACCACTGAGGCCTTGTTGCTCAGCTTCTCCAGGTTCGGCAACTCCAGCTTGCCCGGTTGCGCGAAGCCCGGCAGCGGCGCCAGCGCCATCGCCAATGCCAGCGCCAGAAAAATTCGCGGCAGGGTTTTTGTTTTCAAGGTTCTCATAAGCTCTGTCTCCTGATCTTTTGTTCTTGCCGGTTTTCCGGGGCAGCCGGTTCGTTCACCTGTTTGAATACCTGGTTCAGCTTCACATTGGTAATCCGCAGGGCCAGCATCACTTTCTGCTCAGCTTCCTTACCCGATTTGAGTTCCGCCAGGCGCTGCGCTTCTTTCGCTTGTTGTACATGCCTGTATTCGCCGTACCCCAAACCCAGGCCAATCGCCAGCGCCAGAGTCGCCACCGCGCCGGTCAGGGCCGGACGCGCGGTCAGCCATCTTAGCCACGGTGACCGTTGCGTTTTCTGCCGCGATGCCGCGGCCTTGGCCTCCTGCTCCTGCCTGACGCGGGCCATCACCCTCTGGGTGAAAGCTGGGCCCGGGTCCTGTCGGCGCAGCGCTTTGCGCAAATCGTCTTCAGAAAATTGCATAACGTACCTCTCCCAGCTTGCGGCTGAGTTTCCTGCGTAATTCTTCCAGCGAGCGGTGCAGCGTGCTCTTCACCGTGTTGACCGGCACCTTCATCACTTCCGCGATCTCCGCCGGCCCCAGGCCTTCCTGGTAGCGCAGCACCACCATCATGCGCTGCCGGTCCGCCAGCGCGGCCAGCGAGTTCTGCAGGTTAGCGGTGAGCAGCGGGTCGGCATCCGGCTCTTGGTGGACCGGCTCCGGCGTATCGTCCAGGGCCAGTTCCTTGCGATGTTTGCGGCGGCGCGCCTGGTCAATGCAGCGGTTCACCGCCACGCGCCGCAGCCAGTACGTCAGATGGGCCGCGGACTTGATGTCCGCCAACCTCTGGTACAGCTCCAGAAAGACTTCCTGCGCCAGGTCTTCCGACAAAGAGCGGTCCTGCAAGAAGTTCCAGGCAATGCTGAACACCATGGCCTGGTGGGCCTGGACAATCTCGGCGAAGGCCGACCCGTCGCCCCGCGGCGATTGCGCCTCTCGCAGGGCTGATTCCAGTCGGTCTTGCCGCGCCTGTTGTTCGACGTCCAAAATTGGCCTCTTCTGGAGACTAATACGCAGTCCAGTCCCAAACGGGTGCAAAGAAAATAGTCGCCCCACAAGTCCTTTTGCCTGAGTTCTCTAGCCTTCGCGGGGACCGTATTCAGCGGCTCATCGTCAACGCGACTTCTCGTCCGCATGACACCGCAGCCAGATCACGGTGCGTCCGCCACCGGGTTCCGCAACGTGCCCAGTCCCCCGATGGTTACTTCCACCACATCACCGGCCACAACAGGACCGCCGCCGGCGGGAGCGCCGGTCAAGACCAGGTCGCCGCGATTCATGGTCATCCTGCGCGAGATGTAGCGCAGCAGCACGTCGAGCGGGAAGATGAAATCCACGGTGTCGGCCAGCTGCCTCTGCTTCCCATTCACACGGCTTTCCAAAGGGACGCCCCGCCAGGGGTCCAGGCCGTCATGCACCACAGGCCCGACGGGGCAGAAGGTGTCGAAGCTCCTGGCGCGGGTCCCCGGGTCGTCACTTTCCTCAAGATCGCGGGCGGTAACGTCGTTGGCGATGGTGTAGCCTGCAATGTAACCTCGCACGTCTTCGTCATCACGGAGATTGCTGCAGCGTTTGGCGATGACTACGGCCAGCTCGCCTCCGAATTCCACTTGCTGCGAAATCCTGGGGCGCAGAATGGTTTCGCCATGCGCGATGATGGAAGACGGCGGCTTCATGAAAATCAGCGGCTCGGCCACTTTAAGAAACTGGGCGACGATGCCCCACTCCAGGTAGTTTCGTCCGCTACAAATGATCTGTGAGGGCTGCACGGGCGCGAGCAACGGGGCGGACGCCAGCGGTATGGCCGGGATTTTTTGGCCGCCTGCTGCATCCGGAACGCCTCCTTCGACTCTAGGAAGAATGTGGGTGATTTGTTCGTCTCCGGCGACAGTCTCCACCATCCCGTATTGCGGCCCCGCGGACGTGGAAAAACGGCAGTAGATCATCGGCGCTATTGTAAAGCGCAGAGGGCGAACCGATGGCAGGCTACGCGCAGTCTCGCGCGTTCCTCAGCGGCGGCTCGAGGCGCTGCAGGTTTGATGGCCGAATTAGAAGAGAAATCGGAGACGTCGCGCAGGCACTTTACGGTGCTACTCGAGTTGTTTGAAAGACGACGAGTTTCCAGTTGCCGTTCTGTTTCACCCAAACCCGGGTGTTGCGCACGTCGCCACTGTATGGCTTCCCGTTGACGACCGTCTTGACAGAGGCCAGGGCGTTCACCACCGCCGTGTCTCCATAGACGCGTATCTTCGCTTCGCGCACAGTGATCGATTCGTACTTGGTAGTACCGGACCTGAAATTCTCGATCTCCTGAGCCTTCGTGGTCAGAATACCATCGCCGTGGATAGCCACGTAATCATCGGCGTAATACTTCTCCATAACGCTGGTGTCGCTTTTCAAAATGGCCTGAAGAACCTGTCCTTGAAGCGCCTTGATTTCTTGCTGGGTATTGCCGTCTGCGGCCTTGGCGCCTTGTTGGACAGCAGTGCCGCTGCCCGCGGTCTGCCCACTTTCCTTGGGGCTGGCTGGTGGACTTCCGGTTTGGCTCGAAGCCATCGGCGCCGCCAACAAGCAAAACGCAGCAGCGCTCAAAGTCAAAACTTTGACGTTTCTCATGGTGAAGCTCCTGTAAGGGGGATGCGAGCCGGTCTGGAAGTCGGCTGAGGATACGCTAGGCCTTCAGCACTGTCAAGAATACGGATCGCGTGAAACCATGACTCAGGTTCTTGCTTAGCCTCCGGCCCGCCCTCCCGCCCGCAACCTTGTTAAACTTGCTATTCGACTCCATCCTCAAGGAGAACACCCTCGTGGCTGATGACACTTCCCTTGCCGCCGCCATCCTGGATGAAGCCCGCCGCAGCTTTCGCGGCTACAAACGCCTGGCTGACGGCGCCCTGGCCCAGGTGGATGACCGCGGCTTCTTTTACGTGCCCGATCCGGAGTCCAACAGCATCGCCATCCTGGTAAAGCATATTTCCGGCAACCTGCGGTCGCGCTGGACGGACTTTCTGACCACTGACGGCGAAAAACCCGACCGCGATCGCGACCAGGAATTCATCATCACGCCGGAAAATACCCGCCAGGACCTGATGCAGCGCTGGGAAGCCGCCTTTGAAACGACTTTCAACACGCTGCAGAGCCTTACGCCGGAGGATTTTTCGCGCACGGTGTACATCCGTGGCGACGCCCACACGATTCTGCAGGCCATCAACCGCAGCCTGAACCACATTGTCAGCCACATTGGGCAGATTCAATACGTGGCCAAGCTGGTGCAAGGCACAAACTGGCAGACACTGAGCGTTCCTCGGGGAAAGTCCAAAGAATTTAATGCCATGAAGAAGGAAGACCGCAAAGGCATCGCACCGACGAGGGGTTGAAAGGTGTGAGTGAGAATCGGCAATCGATATTCATCAAAGTTCCCTCATCCCGGCGGCTGTGAGCAATCGTGCGGGTCTCAACGAAATATTTCAACCCTTGACTCCGCCTGCCGAAACAGGCTTATATCAATGCCACCCTAAGGCAAGCTGATCGGCACATATTGGCCCAGCCAACCAAACTCGTCCGCCGTCTCTCCCTCACTGATTCCGTCTTGTTGCTGGCCGGGGGCATCATCGGCTCTGGAATTTTCCTCACCGCCCAGGACATCGCTCTCAACACGCGGCGGCCCTGGCTGTTTCTGGGAGTGTGGGCAATTGGCATGGTCATTACTCTGCTGGCGTGCTTTGCCTTTGCCGAGATGGGCGCCATGTTCCCCGAAGCCGGCGGGCAATACGTGTACATGCGCGAGGCTTACGGCGAATTTGTCGCCTTCCTCTACGGATGGATGATTTTTACCGTGAGCAACGGCGGGACCATCGCCGCGCTGGCCGCCGGCTTTGCTTTGTACGTGGGCAGCCTGCTCCCGTCGCTGGACATCAACCACGCCGTGCTGACCCTCGGCCCCATGGCCTACACCCAAGGACATCGCCTCATAACTCTGGGGCCTTTTGCGCTTACCCGCGGGCATCTGGTGGCGATCACCGCCATCGCTTTCCAGACGGCGATGAACGTTTTTGGTTTGCGATGGGGCGCGATCCTGCAGAACATCGCCACCTGGATGAAATTTGCCGCCATCGCTGCGTTTGTGGTGTTGGGTCTGGCCATCGGACACGGATCGTGGGGCCACTACTCGGCCACGCTTCCGGCGACGAGCGGCTCGCCTTCTCTGTTTGCTGGCGTGGGTGTGGCGCTGATTGCCGTTTTCTGGGCGTTTGATGGCTGGGTGTACATCACATGGATTTCCGGTGAGGTGAAAGACCCACAGCGCAACCTGCCGCGCTCGCTGGTGCTGGGCCTGCTGATTGTCGGGGTGATTTACCTGGCCATCAATGCTGTTTATCTCTACGCGCTGCCCATGAGCGAAATTGGCGCGCAGACGGCGGTGGCCCAGGCCGCGGCGGTTTCCATGTTCTCGCCCGGCGCGGCGCGCTGGTTGTCATTCATGATCGCCGTCTCATGCTTCGGCGCAATGGCCAGTTGCGTCATGTCCGGCGCGCGCGTGTATTACGCCATGGCCGACGACGGCGTCTTCTTCCGCACGCTGGCCAATGTGCATCCGCGATGGCGCACTCCGGTTTCCAGCCTGGTATTACAGGCGATCTGGGCCGCGGCCCTGACGCTCAGCGGCAAGTATGACGAACTGTTCACCTACGTGATGTTCATGATGGTGCTCAGCTACATGCTCACCGTGGCTGCGCTGTTCGTGCTCCGCCGCAAGTTGCCCGACGCGGAGCGCCCTTACCGTTGCGCCGGCTATCCGTGGCTGCCCGGACTCTACATTCTGCTGGCCGGCGTCTGGGCCTGGTACGCGGTGGCTGAACGCCCCAAAGAAGCCATCGCCGGAGTGGTGATCGTGCTGGCGGGTGTACCATTTTATCTTTATTGGCGCTGGCGGAAGAAGAAGCATCCCGCGGCGGAGGCTCTTCCTCGCTTCTAAGATTGAACGGCGTGCTTTATGAATTTCCAGAACTTCGAACTCGAACACTTCCAGTCGCTTTACGAACGCACTGTGGACATCAACCTGGCGGACAGCTCGGTGAAATGCGCCGGCGTCCGCGACCTGCTGGGCGACGATGCCACCTCGCTGACGGACCTTCCTCTTTATTACCCGGAAGTCAACGGCACAATGCTCCTGCGTGAACGCATCGCTGCCCTTTATCCCGGCTGCAACCCCAACAACGTTCTGGTCACCGTGGGCGCGGCCCAAGCCAACTGGATGGCCTGCGAGACGCTCCTGGAGCCGAGCGATGAAGTTATTGTCGTCTCACCTGGGTACCGTCAGGTGTGGGGATTGGCGAAAAACCTGGGCTGCGTGGTCAAGGAAGCGCGTCTGCGTCCGGAAAACAATTGGAAACTCGATCTGGACGAACTGGAGTTGCTCACCGGCAGCAAGACCAAGCTGGTCGCCGTGGTGAATCCCAACAATCCTACGGGAAGCATTCTTAGCAAAGACGAAATGCAACGCATCGTGAAGATCTGCGCCAAGCACGGCGCGTGGCTCCACGCCGACGAAGTCTATCGCGGGACTGAGCTGCAATCACCCGAATCGCCGAGTTTCTGGGGCATGTATGACAAGCTGATCTGCGTCAACAGTCTGTCGAAGGCTTACGGCCTGGCGGGGCTGCGCATTGGCTGGGCTGTGGCTTCATCGCAGATCGTTGAAGACTTGTGGCGTCGCCACGAATATGCCGTCATCGCCGCCGCCGGACCGAGCATGAAGCTGGCGGAGATCGCGCTGGCGCCGGAAAAGCGCCAGATGCTGCTCGACCGCCAGAGAAATCTCTCGCGCGAAGGACACGCGGTTCTGTCCAACTGGGTAAGCCAACAGCAAGGCCGCTTCTCCGTGCACAAAGCCGTCGCCACTTCGATTGCGTTTGTGGGCTATAACTTCGGCATGCCGTCGGTCGAACTGGCCAACCACATTCGCGAAAAAGCTTCCGTGCTGGTGGCGCCCGGCGCGTACCTGGGAACGGAACACCACCTGCGCATCACCGTGGGCTACGAGCCGGAGAAGATCAGAACAGCGCTGGGAAGAATCCGCGCCGCTGTGGCTGAGTTGCAACTGGCATCGTCAGTACAATAAGGACTGGCCTACGGGCGCACCCAGCGCGTAGCGCCAATGGGAGAGCAGTCGTGAAGTTTCTTGGCCTGATAGCTTCCCTTTTTGCCACGGCAAGTTTGCATGCGAGCGCAGCACAAGGTGGCACCCCTCCGCCGTTGGTGCCCGTCAACCACGTGGACCTGCAGCGCTATGCCGGTAAATGGTTTGAAATTGCCCGCTATCCCAACCGTTTCCAACGCGCTTGCCAGTCTGACGCCACAGCCGTGTACACGTTGCTCAAGAACGGCAAAGTCCAGGTGGTGAACGCTTGCCGCAAATCGAATGGAAGCACAAAAGATGTCAGGGGCACGGCCAAAGCCGTCGATGCAAGCAACGCGCGTCTGAAGGTCACTTTTTTCTGGCCGTTTTACGGCGACTACTGGATCATCGCTCTGGATCCCGACTACTCCTGGGCTGTGGTGGGCGAGCCGGGGCGCAAGTATCTCTGGATCCTGAGCCGCACTCCACAGATGACCGAGGCAGACTACCTCAAGGCGCTGGACGAGGTGCGCCGGACAAGTTACGATCCGGCGCGGTTAATAAAGACGCCCCAGTCCGGCCATGAATAGGGGCCTGTCGCGGTCTGGCTATCCTTGATGGTTGCATCGGCGCCAACGGAGTCACGGTTTGCGTGGACGACCTCATTTGCGGAAAAAGGAAGCTATGCAACAAGAATCGGCTTCTGTAGAGCTCAAACGCGACGGCGACGTCCTGATCGTCACCATCAACCGTCCGCAGGCGCGCAACGCGGTTGACTCCGCCACCGCGAGCAAACTCGCCGACGCCTTCCAGGCTTTTGACCACGATGCCAACGTGCACGTCGCCATTCTCACCGGCGCAGGCGGGACATTCTGCGCGGGAGCCGATCTGCGCGAAATCGCCGAGGGCCGCCGTCCTCCGGTGGACCCTGCGGGCACGGGCCCCATGGGTCCGACGTGGCTGCAGATGAGCAAGCCGGTGATCGCCGCCATCGAAGGCCACGCCGTAGCCGGCGGACTGGAACTTGCCGTGTGGTGCGATCTGCGCATCGCCGCACGCGAT
Coding sequences within it:
- a CDS encoding aminotransferase class I/II-fold pyridoxal phosphate-dependent enzyme, producing MNFQNFELEHFQSLYERTVDINLADSSVKCAGVRDLLGDDATSLTDLPLYYPEVNGTMLLRERIAALYPGCNPNNVLVTVGAAQANWMACETLLEPSDEVIVVSPGYRQVWGLAKNLGCVVKEARLRPENNWKLDLDELELLTGSKTKLVAVVNPNNPTGSILSKDEMQRIVKICAKHGAWLHADEVYRGTELQSPESPSFWGMYDKLICVNSLSKAYGLAGLRIGWAVASSQIVEDLWRRHEYAVIAAAGPSMKLAEIALAPEKRQMLLDRQRNLSREGHAVLSNWVSQQQGRFSVHKAVATSIAFVGYNFGMPSVELANHIREKASVLVAPGAYLGTEHHLRITVGYEPEKIRTALGRIRAAVAELQLASSVQ
- a CDS encoding DUF4252 domain-containing protein; protein product: MRTLKTKTLPRIFLALALAMALAPLPGFAQPGKLELPNLEKLSNKASVVNDITLDGPLLALASKVLEMSGDSDAKDVKDAIKGVKGIYVKNFEFDEPGQYDQADVQAIRSQLARPGWSPIVRSVNKRQHQHSEIYLLKDGDKIAGLAILVTGPKELTVVNIVGFVDMDKIAVLGGKFGIPDDIKDKDDDRPRHKPASQKKSDKPDKDKKESAHENLAQDDEDE
- a CDS encoding anti-sigma factor is translated as MQFSEDDLRKALRRQDPGPAFTQRVMARVRQEQEAKAAASRQKTQRSPWLRWLTARPALTGAVATLALAIGLGLGYGEYRHVQQAKEAQRLAELKSGKEAEQKVMLALRITNVKLNQVFKQVNEPAAPENRQEQKIRRQSL
- a CDS encoding DUF1572 domain-containing protein; translation: MLDEARRSFRGYKRLADGALAQVDDRGFFYVPDPESNSIAILVKHISGNLRSRWTDFLTTDGEKPDRDRDQEFIITPENTRQDLMQRWEAAFETTFNTLQSLTPEDFSRTVYIRGDAHTILQAINRSLNHIVSHIGQIQYVAKLVQGTNWQTLSVPRGKSKEFNAMKKEDRKGIAPTRG
- a CDS encoding nuclear transport factor 2 family protein, translated to MRNVKVLTLSAAAFCLLAAPMASSQTGSPPASPKESGQTAGSGTAVQQGAKAADGNTQQEIKALQGQVLQAILKSDTSVMEKYYADDYVAIHGDGILTTKAQEIENFRSGTTKYESITVREAKIRVYGDTAVVNALASVKTVVNGKPYSGDVRNTRVWVKQNGNWKLVVFQTTRVAP
- a CDS encoding amino acid permease, producing the protein MAQPTKLVRRLSLTDSVLLLAGGIIGSGIFLTAQDIALNTRRPWLFLGVWAIGMVITLLACFAFAEMGAMFPEAGGQYVYMREAYGEFVAFLYGWMIFTVSNGGTIAALAAGFALYVGSLLPSLDINHAVLTLGPMAYTQGHRLITLGPFALTRGHLVAITAIAFQTAMNVFGLRWGAILQNIATWMKFAAIAAFVVLGLAIGHGSWGHYSATLPATSGSPSLFAGVGVALIAVFWAFDGWVYITWISGEVKDPQRNLPRSLVLGLLIVGVIYLAINAVYLYALPMSEIGAQTAVAQAAAVSMFSPGAARWLSFMIAVSCFGAMASCVMSGARVYYAMADDGVFFRTLANVHPRWRTPVSSLVLQAIWAAALTLSGKYDELFTYVMFMMVLSYMLTVAALFVLRRKLPDAERPYRCAGYPWLPGLYILLAGVWAWYAVAERPKEAIAGVVIVLAGVPFYLYWRWRKKKHPAAEALPRF
- a CDS encoding RNA polymerase sigma factor, coding for MDVEQQARQDRLESALREAQSPRGDGSAFAEIVQAHQAMVFSIAWNFLQDRSLSEDLAQEVFLELYQRLADIKSAAHLTYWLRRVAVNRCIDQARRRKHRKELALDDTPEPVHQEPDADPLLTANLQNSLAALADRQRMMVVLRYQEGLGPAEIAEVMKVPVNTVKSTLHRSLEELRRKLSRKLGEVRYAIF
- a CDS encoding fumarylacetoacetate hydrolase family protein, whose amino-acid sequence is MIYCRFSTSAGPQYGMVETVAGDEQITHILPRVEGGVPDAAGGQKIPAIPLASAPLLAPVQPSQIICSGRNYLEWGIVAQFLKVAEPLIFMKPPSSIIAHGETILRPRISQQVEFGGELAVVIAKRCSNLRDDEDVRGYIAGYTIANDVTARDLEESDDPGTRARSFDTFCPVGPVVHDGLDPWRGVPLESRVNGKQRQLADTVDFIFPLDVLLRYISRRMTMNRGDLVLTGAPAGGGPVVAGDVVEVTIGGLGTLRNPVADAP
- a CDS encoding lipocalin family protein codes for the protein MIASLFATASLHASAAQGGTPPPLVPVNHVDLQRYAGKWFEIARYPNRFQRACQSDATAVYTLLKNGKVQVVNACRKSNGSTKDVRGTAKAVDASNARLKVTFFWPFYGDYWIIALDPDYSWAVVGEPGRKYLWILSRTPQMTEADYLKALDEVRRTSYDPARLIKTPQSGHE